CTTCCCAGACTCTCCCCCATTCCCCTGCACGGAGCGCCCCTCCCTAGTCCCTAGTCCCTAGTCCCTGCACGCAGCAGCCCCTCACGCAGACTCTACCTGCACGCGGCAGACCAAAGCCTGCTTACTTAGCTACGGAAATCTCTGTCTCAGGAACAGAACCAGCAGATTTAAGCATCTCAAGGGAGAAGGGGGGAAACAAAAACGATGGGAAAGATTAAATCTTTCTAGGATCAACACGTGGttcgatttttttctttatgaacTCCATAGTTTTTCTGTTCTTTTAGCTTAATATGACACTGTTATTAATATCTTACAGTGGTGGGTTTAATGGTGCAGAATAACGCCTTCAAGACTCGAAAAATATAATTACGAAATACCCAGATCGAGTCCCTGTAAGTTTTCACTGGCTTTGATTTCGAGTCATCTTTCCTTCACTTTCTGCTCTAATcgttcttctatatataattctCTAAATATTGCAATTTAGAGTATTTTAACAAGCCCTCCCAGCCGGTAATCTCCTCCCTCTCTTATTCTCTCAGCTCgtttccctctctcttctctcaccAAGTCGATGGACTCACCCGTTTATCTccattaccattttttttagaaCTATTTATTTCTGCATTCTGTAACTAACTAACTCATGTAGTATTGCTGCTTATTGAGTTGATGGACTCACCCGTTTATCTccactatctttttttttttttttttttttttttcagatgaatatGGATCAAGATGTTGTAGTCGATGCAGACTTTCCCCTCTTCTCCAAACCCTCTAAACGCTCCAAACTGACCCCCAAAACCGCCACCACCACCCAAATCCATGAGGTGAATACCTTCCATATGGAAAAATCGTCTGACCTTGGCCATGATACTGCTACCACTGCCACATTTGCTGATCTTGGCCTTGCTGAGTGGGCGGTGCAGACCTGCAAAGAGCTAGGAATGCACAAGCCCACCCCGGTGCAATCCCACTGTATACCGAAAATCTTTGAAGGTCGCGATGTGCTCGGCCTTGCTCAAACTGGGAGCGGCAAGACCGCCGCTTTTGCTTTACCTATCCTGCAAGGCCTTGCCGAGAACCCCTTTGGGGTCTTTGCACTGGTGGTGACGCCGACTAGGGAGCTCGCATACCAATTGGCCGAGCAGTTTAGGGCACTTGGGTCGTGCTTGCATTTGCGTTGTGTAGTGGTGGTTGGAGGAATGGACATGTTGAATCAGGCGCAGAGTTTGATGGCGAGGCCACATGTGGTGATTGCAACTCCAGGGAGGATCAAAGTGTTGCTGGAAGAGAATCCTGACATTCCTCCTGTGTTCTCCAAGACCAGGGTAATcagttcttttatatatatatataattatatttagttTTCTCTATACCAGGCTCAACTTCAGCCTGCCTTTATCCCAAGTAAATTTGGGTCGATTCATGGATCATCTTGCAACTAATTAGGCATTAGCTAAGTTAATTGGTTTTGATTAATCTGATTTCTAATGGTGCAAAAGCCTGTGTTATGATTCTAGTCAATAGCTGGACTTATCAAGAAAAAGATTGTTTATGCAAGCTTTCATTAGAAACAATGAATACCTTCATTTATTCTTTCCCTCTAGGTTTAGATGCTCTGATTTCTGTATGGATTTTAATGCGCACTTGGGATTGAGCATTAAGTGTTCCTTTATACATTATTTCATACTTTTTATATGTAGTTTGCAATTTATTTCAGTTCCTAGTTTTGGATGAAGCAGATAGAGTTTTGGATGTTGGCTTTGAAGAGGAGTTGAGGGTTGTCTTTCAGTGTTTGCCAAAAACTCGCCAGACTCTATTGTTCTCTGCAACAATGACAAGTAACCTGGAAACACTGCTTGAGCTTTCTGCAAATAAGGCATACTTCTACGAGGCATATGAAGGCTTTAAGACAGTTGACACTCTTAAACAACAGTATGTTTTTGTTCCAAAAAATGTGAAGGACGTTTATCTGATGCACATTCTGTCGAAACTGGAAGATATGGGTATTCGGTCAGCCATCATATTTGTCTCCACCTGCAGGTATTATTTCCCTGAGCAATAAATTCTGAATTTGGGAGTGTTTTCTGATGTTtgtattgcataatgttatttttcataTGTAACATCGCATATAGTGGTCCTGCCATGCGGAATATGCTATTATTAGCTACTATTTAGATGATTTGTTTTCTTTGTGACGAGGAACTAGTGACCCTGCAAATTCAACATGTTTTTTATTGGGTTAGAACTAGGTCAGGAATGCTGTTGCTGGTTTATTGCTCTTATCTATTTAGAACGTCTTGCTTTGAAGTTGTCAATCCTTTTTATTGACACCACTGCTGATTGTGCTGATTACGTGAGTTGAACTATGCATACTATATATTTGGCTTCTATATGATTTGGTTTCGTAGAAGTCCAATCTTTCTCATGCAAATTTTAGTTATTTAGTACAGCTGGTATGATCTGATATTAGCTGTTCTTGCAAGTCATTTTGAACCCAGCACTTTAAATTTGCAAGTGGTGAGGTTTGTATTTGAAGCCAATTCTTTTGGAGGtacttgtaaaaaataaaaaaataatgggaGGCATCAGCTTTTACATTTCCTGGACATGCAGTGTCTGGCATTCTTTCTAGATGCAATAAAGCACGAATCATTTCCAAAACTGAAGCTATACTCTCATGGTGTTGGTGACCTTTATATCTTCTAGAGATGCAGTCTAGTCCAGTGACTTGCATCTGTAGTCTTTATAATGCAATGAAGTTAACCATTTCtagaagaaaattaaacaacaatGAGTATATCACTGAAGTTTTATGTTTGTTCTTGCTGTGCAATCCCCTTAAAAATCAGCGCCTGCTGTTTTTAGGTTGGAGAACCAGTTAAACATTAACACTTCTATTTTGCAGAATTTTGGTCTTTATAATGTCATAGATAAGGCCTCCTTACCTCCCTTCCCCAAGGGAAACAAATTTTAAGaaggaagaacgaaagaaacaGGGAAGAAAATAAGAATTGGTAAAAAAGGTCCTCCCATACCCTGAAACTTTGGTCAAGTATGTATATGGCCATAGATATTCTGCAAAATATTCATGTGACATTCAATTTAAATAGCTTGAAATATGATCTCCTAACATGCATCTGTTTTTGTTGGAGGTATTAATTACCTGTTACACCTTGATATCTTCAGTATAATTGGGTGGCACATCCAGTCttcctatttttcttcttcagcTCGCCTTGTCCTCTAATAGCTACATTGTTTCTGCAAACAATAACTCCATGCCTGTTTGTTAGATAGAGAGTGGTTGACCAGTCAACTATTGCTTGAACTTCCAGTCAGTTCAAGTTTGTTTGCTAAAAGCCTAAAACATTGTGCCAGCTGCCAAATTAGAGATCTGTTgctgaaatattacaaaaaaattatgaggCACTTGCCTCTGGGTTTTTAGTCATCCTGTTTTTCTTTCCCCTTGTCCACTTGTAGCTACATTATTTCTGCAAACAATAACTCCTTGCCTGTTTGTGAGATAGAGAAATGTTGCTCAGTCAACTGTTGCTTGAACTTCCTGTCAGGCCAAGTTGACTGCTAAaacattgtttcaaatttcaaggTCTGCTGCTGATACATTACAACTTATGATTGGCAAGCTCTGAGACAATGTCTTGACAATTTTAGCTTTTGTGACATTTGCaatttttaatacattttaatttatttcttcttttccttgttATGGTGTGCTCTTGATTTGATACTTTTTTAACCTGGAAATATTTCTAAGCACCGTACCAAATCTGCTGAGTTCTGGGTATGATATGCTTATTTTCTCAATCTGTTTTCGTGGTGCAAAGTTGTTCAAAGCTACTGAACACCCAcggatatatataaaaaaaaaaaaaaaaaaaattctagaaaGTATTAATATCATTGAAGGTGATTGTAAAGATGCTGTAACTAAATTCTTAAgtagaaaaaagaaacagatgGCAGCCAAAACTAAGATCTTAAGAATATGACATGACTCGTGAAATTCAATCTTGAGTGAGGAATTTCAAAATGGATATACTAATTAAACGATTATTATGCCCTGAACCCCTTTGATAATGGAGGCTGTTTTGGATCCAGAAAAAAATGCATACGGCCCGTGTATGTGGGCTAAAACTCTTTAGTACTTTGTGTTTTGGTCTAAAACTCTTGTAATGGATGATGTTAGCTTTCAgaatttgttttagattttcttttgtttttagagaGATGTGGGTATTTCCTTTATACGTCCTGTGTACCTAGGATTTGCCTATTCTTGGGAATGAagtttcttattacttatcctaaaaaaaattaaaaattgcatACTATCTGGTCTGCGcacacctcgactaatcccatgAGACCTTAAAGTTAACAGCCAAGTAAACTTCCAGTAGTCCTGAGGGGACTCGAATTGATgaccattggggagcaaacccaaggcctgacCAACTGAGTTACCTGTTTCAAGGAGTTGGATGTTTCAagcatgtttttattttactttgaatttttaaattaaatgatttcACTTTAACTACTTGCAAACTCTAATAGATTCCATTTTTTCCtccattatttttaaatatcattccCTTTTTCTATTCTTCTCCTTCACATATGGTCCTCTTCTCCATTTCTCTCTCACGaagatttcttttcctttctatttttatttataagtaatcGAAAATCTTAATGAAGAATAGACTttgcaaaaagaagaagatagtgctttagggagagagagagagaaaggaataaaaaatatgagagtTCTACAATGGCTCTCTAAAACAAAAGAGCTACTGTAAACCACCTAGGGGTTGGTTTAAGTGATATTGTTCTTGATGGTATGCACCCTTTAGGTctaagtttaaatttttgggtGTAAACAATTTTTATGGGTCACGTCCTATTTGTGAAGAAGCCAATGATTTACTTGATCCGTTTGATGGGGACGCGCTACATGGGTCCGGGTTTAACCTAGTGAAAGACATGTTGCGTTTGCACTGTTTCCAGGATTCTctttattgaaaaaaacaaaagagcacAGTAGCATTATGTTGTTTAAAGAATTTGAGGTCTTTTGGATTGGCGTTTTGGAGTCTTAATAGCTAAAATCTAAATCTTTTGGTCTTTTATCTACTCTTTTGGAGATGCTCTTAGACTACGTAATGTCAGAAAAGTAGTCATTTATTTTGGCAAAGAATATTACTCAAAAATATTGATCTCTCATCTATAACAtctaatttattgaaaaatgtaTAATATGTTATTTACGGTTCATCCTAACATTATCTATGCAGAAGTTGTCATCTTTTGAATTTATTACTGGAAGAGCTTGATCAGGAAGCCGCAGCATTGTATTCTTTTAAATCGCAGTCTTTAAGGCTTGCTGCCCTACATCGATTCAAATCTGGACAAGCCCCTGTATTGCTTGCAACTGATGTTGCCAGTCGTGGTTTGGATATTCCCACAGTTGATCTTGTTATCAATTACGATATTCCAAGGTTACATCTCTTGACCAATTTTAGTTATGCTCGGTTTCCTTATGAGACATCTGTGTGATGTATTTAACTGCCCGCCCGCTGCTACAGGTATGCAAGAGATTATATTCATCGTGTGGGGCGTACTGCAAGAGCAGGCAGAGGAGGGCTGGCTGTGAGCTTTGTTACCCAGGTAAGCAGTGAACATTGATATGGTATCTTGAAACAGCAAGATCAATGATTTCTGTTGATGAATTGCTAATCTCCTACATGCAATTTTTACATTTAGGACATTTTCTTGTCTGTATTACCAGATATGCCACTTGCACTGCACGCATAAACATAGACATTAATGCCCCCAAAGAAGGCTGAAGCCACATCTAGGCAGtactccaaaagaactagtcaatggTACAATTGGAGCCCATTGGAACTTTGGTAGAGCCattcaccaaaattaaaaagtgcAGTGTGGAGATGCATTGAACCATCCAACTGCACCATTTTCCTTGAAGCCACATATCCTCTCAGGTTACATAGCAACAAGTCCGAATTCATATGGACATAGAAGTTCTGGCTCCTCTGATTAATCTGTCATCCAAACACTCATTGACAATTAGAACTGAATTGATGATTTGCTTTGCCCCAATGGAAGCATTCTGAGGGTGGGAGATCACCTTTGCAAGCACTGGCTTCAATCTATTAGCAAGAGCTTTAGCAATAATTTTGCACACAGCTTATAGGCCTGAAATCTTTGATGTTGAGGACCCTGGCTTCTTCGGGGATAAGGGCAATAAAACCTGGTGGACTGATAGCATAGTACTATAGCGGATAGCCCATCTTTAGAGTGATTAAATTACATGTTTACCTCTGGAAACAGTAGTTAAATCATTAAATACACATCTTCCTATTAGGTTAAGTTTTTAGGACGCGGCATTAAAGCAGTAGTTTTGAGTTCGAACCTTGAGTttgcttttattctcatttctGTCCATGTGTTGGTCCCACTTATCAAGAACCCAGTCCACAAGAAGAGTATTGAATTagtaattaaatgattaaattcatTTCATCCTATCAATTTAAGGTTTTTTGGACAATTGATGACCCAACAACCTCAATTCGtaggattaaataaaaaatgaccaGAATTAAATCAGCATCTAGCTACCTTGAGGAAATGCATACAATTGCATGTatacaaacatatatacatgtttttaCACACGAGTTAGGAGGATTTCTTTtctacttatgaaaaaaaaagtaagtagGATTTATTTTCCTTCCACCCAAATTCGTCTTTGACTGAGTCAGTTTCTTTAAATGatgtaacttatcaaaaaagtttCCTTAAATGATGCAGTGAGTGCACCATGATGTGATTCCCATAATGCCAATTTTTTAGTTTCTGCAATTAAATCATTTTTcgtattttgagatttttttttatggggtTTTTATTTCTGATTATTGGGGATGAAAAATTTTAGAAGGTccatttaaaatgaaagaatgtTGCCGAACTCTCTCTGTCTGTGTCTCTCCCTTTGTGCTATGCGTATGGTAGAAATAGTGTTCTTTTGTTAATTTCATACTACATGTTAGCCAATGAAGAaccttttttttaagtttttttaattcttttgctTACCTTTGATGTTTGGGATTTTCAGAATGATGTTGATCTCATTCACGAAATAGAAGCTACTCTCGGAAAACAGTTGGAAAAGTTCGAGTGTAAAGAGAATGAGGCGCTTTCTGATATTACAAAGGTAAGATTTCTAGGATCAATATTGGCTCTACAAGACTCATGATCTAATTGACAAGGGAcatttatgtttgattgtttttttatctTACGACAAGAAGTCTCATTGGCAATAAGAAGCTTTACAATCTGAAGAAGtgcttataaaaaattcaaacaagcAGACATCATATTCCACTCTTTTCATTGCAGGTTTTTAACGCCAGACGTGTGGCAGCGATGAAGATGATGGATGATGGTTTTGAGGAGAAAGCAAAAGAACGTAAGAAACAGAAATTGAACACTCTAGCAGATAAAGGATTATTATTGAAGAAAAggagtaaaaagaaaagaaaaaaggatatAAAATCTGCTAAATAGGTCCATAATATGGTATGTTGTATTGGTCCCAAATCTTTGAGTTCTTGCATAATTAGTTACTCatcaataactatatatatcattaagtTAGATTActggataaaaaaaatgtatgtaaTTTAGTTaccaattattatttaaaattagtagactttttgttttcataatgCTATGtctttttaattagttttgtcAACTTCCATATTGTGTAATTCTATAATCAAAtgattcttatattttattgaaaaaagaaattacgAATAATGATAAAGAACATAGAGAAACATGACTACTTTGACTAGACTCATTAGCTGATTATATAGGAGAGAGTAAAAaacgtatttaaaaaaaattaaaaaaagaaaaacatatttacAAAGGAGAACTGTTGTGGATATAAAGAGATTGCACAAAGTAAATCTAGAAAATGATATGATTTTCTGAAATTCGTtacatctattttataataaaaataattttacaatctaatgtattatattaagccATATTAATGGCTAAAGtatttttgtaagtttatttttgtgtaatttttttttgtgattaaagGATTCTTCTTTGCatggttttgcttctattttTATCCCAACGGTAGAtggtatatatttaaatatttttttaaaaaatatattaatacctttaaaattacttttttaatcattaaataaaaaaaaaaattgaacattttaaacatctttaaaacATAGAGCGGGCTACTCTGTTGCTTGAGTACACTACTCCATTTAACTGTTAGtacatttgtattttttttttatatttttgaatatatttaaatattttttttaaatatactaatacacttaaaatcatgtttttaatcattaaataaaaaaaaattttgactaGCGATCAACTAGAGCGGTCAAGAAAGGGCTGCATACAAGCTTTtctcttaaaatatatttaaaagtatttgaaAACAGTAGGTTTTGACAAGGATATTAATAATCACAAAACATTAGAAATACTACAATAATGCACCATATTCAAGAATGGCgacaaaaaataacaaaaactaaATAGTAACAAGAACCATGATAACAAAAATACTCTAATAAAGTGTATTAAAAAGGTatcaaatatttacaaaaaagaaaaaaaaaggtatatttGAGGGGTTTTTGGCTACCGTATGGAAAGGTGATCTTGAGATTTTGAGATCCAGTACCTTGCGCCACTCCCTTGGGGGTGGTGGCAATGTTCTTTtcaagcttatatatatatcatcaatcTCTTACCATTCAAATGTTAGTTTGCCCTCGACTGCTAAtgcatttcaatttaatttttttaaaaatgtttaaagaaattatcactagtaaaattgtgtatttttttttttcaaatatttaaaaattatttaaaaaaaattgaattagcaGTCAACCCAACAGTAGGAATTGGGCGGTGTAGCATTGCCCTAAAAACTATCTTTGATGGTAAGTTACGAGCACCGTAGTGCATCAGGTTGTTGTTATTGGAACAAGGAAGGTATGCATGCTAATTGGCTTACATTGTTATTGTTTTATATTGGTATATAAATACATTATATCTGCATATTTTAGTAAACTGTTACAGATATAAATAGATTACAGAAAATAAATCCACAAATTGACTTGATTTTATGGAATccattaaatctactttataataagagtgactttataatctgataacataccacatcaagtcatatcaatttgtaaatttacttttatatattcctTTTGTAACTAAAGTATTTTCCCATATGTACCATATCACCGGAGCTCCGGCGGCTTTGACTTGAGAAAGGAGCCTTGTTAGACAAGGTTGGTTGCAATGAAATCTATGAATTCCTTAGGCACGgcgtgctatatatatatatatatatatatatttccttatttaataaaaaggttGATCTGCAAAGGCTCCATACCAAGTATCGAATAAAGTTAACAGAAGTAGCATGTACAGTTTTTATACGGCTTTGAAttaaaatactattttatttttcttaaattccaaattaaataaaattataataatttcaaaataaattaatattttactaaaaatattgtaaaagtcgtatattaattgtgtatttttataattttcaaacaaatgaaaGGGTCGTGCTTTAGTAAGATCTTACGAGTCACGTCATAAAAATATAGtgaattaaattaaagaaaatgatatttaatcCCATGATTTTATTCCTTTAAAGCTACTGtttggataattttatttttttatttttttaatgttaagaaaatgattattagtaaaataaagtaatttttttaaaatatatattgattaaggaaatgattattagttaatagaattcttttttataatttttaaaaatattaaaaagatatgaataaaaaagatttttaaaagaaaagtgaaTTTTTCAACTGCACCCTAGGCAGCATTCTTATCCTAAATCCACGCGGAAGAAATCTTGGGAATTAAGCGACAGATCATACAAAATCTACCATATATACCAATGCATCTCCCATTCCCCTTAACCACCCCAcgggttctctctctctctctctctctctctctctctcaacgcaATGGCAACGATACCAATGGCGGACGACGGAGTGAATACTAAGGTTGAAGCCGTCTCGGAAGCAAGCACGGAGACGATTGAGCTGAAAACGGCGGACGGCGGTGTCTTCGACGTGGACAAGTCCGTGGCGATGGAGTTCTTGATCCTCAAGTCGTTCTACGAAGACGAAGGCCGCGTCTTTGACAAAACCTCCTTTTCCCTACCGAATGTCAAGGAGCGGGAACTCTCCAAGGTCATTGAATACTGCACTCGCGCCCTCGAGTTTGGCGCCAAGTCCGCGGCAGCTGCTGGTGACAGGGACGCCGAGAGGGTGGTAAGGGTAGAGAGGGAGGGTTTCGAGGCGGAGTTCGTGAACGAGCTGAGCAACGACATCCTCAAGGAGTTGATTCTTGCGGTGGATTATCTGGACATAAAGGAAATGCTGGATTTCCTGACCCAGAGCGTGGCGAATAGGATTCAGAACAGAAGCGTGGAGTACGTGCGCCAGTTCTTCGATATAGCGAATGATTTCACGCCGCAAGAAGAGGAACAGATCCATCAGGAGAATGCATGGGCCTTCGAGGGCGTCGACGCCGATTGATCCATAAAGAATGAAAACTCAATAAGAAGACGACGAAGAATAGGGTGTTGGAAAAGAGTTCGGAAACGATCAAAAGGAGCGCTTTCGTAAATCTTGAAAAGTTCGGTTCTAATGGTTTgatttcaccattgaatttcatTTCAAGATTAATGCCTaaaaaatacaacttttacTCGTTgcttttcatcatcatcatccttttttttttttcttaaaagatgAATATTTATTCTTTAGGATTCAGAGATGTGAATTTACTACGCTAGGGATTGAATATTAGTCGGTGTTGGGAAAATTCTAGTTGTGAGAGGGAAACAACGGCCCTTTCATCATTCCTTGTTAGAGACCAGCAACCGCCAGAATATGGCTCTTACGGCTATGTTTTCCGaaacctcctttttttttttttttttttttttttttttttggctctttGAATCTTGAGTAAAAAATTCATATCATAACGTTTTTGTataatctaaaagaaaataaatttaatcaacttaatttaattaaaatgcaatttaatttataaatttaattttataaaaattaaatttatttttttctagattATGCAAAAAGGTCATATTCTAGGATTTTTAATCCAGATTAAAATAGCAAAACAAAGGGAATAAAAACTGAATAGTAAAACAATAACAATGGAGGTGTAAGGTATCATTACCCATTTACCCTAGCTTTAAAATGAGAAGATCCACCATAATATTCAGCAGAATGAGAtggcaaacagcaataaaaCCAACATCAAAACCAGGCATGCTCTACGGATTTGATCTAAAATCAAATCACTCTTGGACACTAGCACTCAGCAGCATCGTTTGTTGTATCATGAGTAAAGATTTTTGGCCATTTTTGAAAACTATTTAAGCTTTCTGTATCCTCTCCTCAAGCCAACCATTCCAATCATCATTCACCCGTACTTATCAAAACATCCAAGGATGCAcattgagaaatacttttaaataagaGGCGACTACAAAGCCCATACATAGTACCAAATCACAAGCTCATCATCCACTCAGCATTAAAGCTACCAACTTaggggaaagaaaaaataacgcTACTTGCTAAAAGACACTACCAGCAATTCATCTCTATCAGTCGAAGGGGTGCCTGAAAACATCTGTTACATTACCTTGACCACAGT
This Carya illinoinensis cultivar Pawnee chromosome 11, C.illinoinensisPawnee_v1, whole genome shotgun sequence DNA region includes the following protein-coding sequences:
- the LOC122281109 gene encoding DEAD-box ATP-dependent RNA helicase 36 — its product is MNMDQDVVVDADFPLFSKPSKRSKLTPKTATTTQIHEVNTFHMEKSSDLGHDTATTATFADLGLAEWAVQTCKELGMHKPTPVQSHCIPKIFEGRDVLGLAQTGSGKTAAFALPILQGLAENPFGVFALVVTPTRELAYQLAEQFRALGSCLHLRCVVVVGGMDMLNQAQSLMARPHVVIATPGRIKVLLEENPDIPPVFSKTRFLVLDEADRVLDVGFEEELRVVFQCLPKTRQTLLFSATMTSNLETLLELSANKAYFYEAYEGFKTVDTLKQQYVFVPKNVKDVYLMHILSKLEDMGIRSAIIFVSTCRSCHLLNLLLEELDQEAAALYSFKSQSLRLAALHRFKSGQAPVLLATDVASRGLDIPTVDLVINYDIPRYARDYIHRVGRTARAGRGGLAVSFVTQNDVDLIHEIEATLGKQLEKFECKENEALSDITKVFNARRVAAMKMMDDGFEEKAKERKKQKLNTLADKGLLLKKRSKKKRKKDIKSAK
- the LOC122282216 gene encoding SKP1-like protein 20, with the protein product MATIPMADDGVNTKVEAVSEASTETIELKTADGGVFDVDKSVAMEFLILKSFYEDEGRVFDKTSFSLPNVKERELSKVIEYCTRALEFGAKSAAAAGDRDAERVVRVEREGFEAEFVNELSNDILKELILAVDYLDIKEMLDFLTQSVANRIQNRSVEYVRQFFDIANDFTPQEEEQIHQENAWAFEGVDAD